TtctgttaaaaaatttatttcattgataTTCGTAATCTGATCAGTCTTCCAAAATGTGAGCAGTCGACGCTCTAATGCTGCAGAAAGTGTAGATTGCTATTGAAATCTCATCTTCCTCATAATCAATAATTTGTATACAAAAATCTTACATGCCACTGGGTTATCTTCATTCTTCCGGTGCCTAATGTCTGGAAACTCCATTTCAAGCTCTGATCATTTTGCACCACCAGAAGTAGCACAGCCTTTCAatataaaaagtgaaaaaggtTACTCTACCTGACGATAAAATTATTCACCAAGAATCAGGAATAGAATATAATTTAGTTGAAGATAGAGAGAATCAATCCTCACAGTATAACTTTTTATAACCTGGGGTATAACTTTGTGTCATTCGATCTGCTTCTTGTCTGTCTTTCttgttaggtttgttaggtgtgttgccatttaatgtgcctaacattaccattgaccagcaacctttgttgaagaagatggcagccacccactcccatgtgcagctgctggaaagaagaagagaagccaccatcatgcctataaataggcaccatacaaagagagctttgtgagagttgtgagtgcaatagagaggaagagagaaagaggagctgctgccatgggcagcagccctgcagctgcaaggcagcaagagagatgggagttgagtgatgagatcctcctccatgtatttattgtatcctttctctaatctctaaataatattatctctcccgtggatgtaggcggttttgccgaaccacgtaaaatattgtgtcagtgtgcttagccTCCAATGGGCAAATATCagaacatcaccggtcggaattcccaacaattggtatcagagcatatggtttaagtgctgtttgatttttgctcaaaaatgaaagttgtcaaaattgtgttttgaccataccactgtgtagaggaggacgagacgaagccactggtgaaaaccgcgTCGAAAACGGACGTCGGAATCTCCTTCACGCGCCGTCACGCTCCGGCGAGGTGACTGGCCACGCGCGCAGACGCGCGCCACGCGTCAcacgcgtcttcttcgcccggatgggctgacccgacccgaataccagacGACCCGACCCACGTGGCTGACCCGGGTAAGGATGACGTCATCATGACGTAATTTGTGACGTCATCATGCACAGTAAGCATGGCCCAagatgacatcagcatgatgtATTGGGTGACGTCAGCAAACACAGTCAGCATGCCATGCCAGCAGACACGTCAGCACAGTGGGACCCACATGccatgtcatcagccgcgagccgagccacGCCGAGCCGAGTTGAGCTGAGCCGAATTGGAActgagccgagccgcgagccgagggataggatccagtgtagctgatcctacgtgcaaccggatctgagattgaatctgagccgttgatcaggccagaattgttttgatcaaatcttagccgtctgaagtgcgatttggacgattcaagacatgtttccagctaatttgatcattccggatgcattggtacggtccgatcgttgagattcgagaccgaaaatggcagtggtgaataattaaagatagattgcccgatcaggaggcatctgaaggtcatcatggtggtcgatggagatgaagaagaagaaggtgcacatgtttacccaattacatgtgctaaaCTGTTAAATGGAAAAAtgtaatgccttgatggaaggcaaaattgggacactctggacacccggttatgtggacaattagaggtgtagagtgaaaactgatgaagaccaatcttgacgaatctaaacactagtagtctcgctagatgttgagaaatcatgtattaaacctgtatatcccagatcacttgtaaaggaaagccgcaacaaagctagcaaatggttgtatatacgaagagacagtacgatggatagatatggcctaagaagttctgtctaggagattgggttttaagcgggaccgttgtgacccctccaatctttcctgggaacttgcttagtggaaggattatccatacggtactattttcgtatatgtgacagtttgttatgaaactgttgaagactagcaagatgacggcacaaggggaacagttgggttccgcatgatcaaggatctgatggagtggtgatttctccaaagaaggcAGATTCGATGACTGTGTTTTCTCgaagggagaattgatgaagaccttgataatggaagagaaatacagcaaggggataaagattggcaccctattttgacttggacaggtgttgtgacaggatgagctgctgtcaaacataagcaaggaatagggagaaatctggagaacagaaattgcacgagggcacatggagattgtgcaggagtacccgaAGGATCCTaacgaggtactgtaatgagacaacaggtgcaaggagaagaagagttcccagatgaagctcagagcagagactgttaaagtttgtacaacaggaagtcttttatgctcttgatgaagacaacaggcgaagacctttccaatgcatgcaaggatggaaagagagctgttgcagaggcacctaattgagggggtgcaaacgtctgtgataaaaggcgaccgcctatgatgaaaggcgaagacaccaaagagagtggtgtaggtggagctgtcaagcagaaaggtgtagaagctccaaacatagaaatcgaggtggaggattgcgaggaatATACCTCaagtttctctttctatgtagtcagtggcagtaatctctcccaagtccacatggtggtagagaatcttgaagccactggagtcatcccgctgaaggaggatgagaccgccCCATGACAGCGggcggagacaccttagagagaaggtgtgagggctatGAAATGAGCCCAAGATCAGGTCGCCCAAGACAACGGGCgtagacacctcagatggaaggtgtgggccacgatgtgagcccagttcaaaccgccgcatgacgacgagcggagacacctcatgagaaggtgtgagggccaggaTAGGAGCCCAAGTTCAGAACACCccagagccgatgtgatggctagatataagtggacagatggatagccaatgaagtgactatgatgagtatgaagacaaatgcagaattgactttcatggatattgcccctatgctaaagatcaatgagctagaagacatttgccttggacaataagtggataacttgtggagcattaagacgcggctgctatgaaggagcagagggcatgcgcaggttccgggaacaagttgactcttgtcaaggtggtgagcttggtaatggcattgtaatactcagagtatggagatagatatggatcaacctttaatgggctgcccccatggttaaaggtggagagctacctggactcttacgactaagagcgagagactcacggagaagtaaggcgtggttcctaaggtggaacagagggcaggcgcaactcctggatgagtagactcttagaagagtggtgggcttgtgatcatattgagatactcagataatgattgtcgcacttggaatatctgtttgagggggtgttgtaagccttggtgtgaggcttgatgaatcattccggaccgagcatggttgatacgctcgaaggggaatgttgtgtcccagagacaagcgttaacactcttcagatgggAAGTGGCAGACCATCTGGTTGTAGTGATCCTTTTGTGTGAGAaaaggtgtgctttggtgactctggtgattgaaaggtttggcgagtacctgtaaacttgaccggagacgctctcggaatggtaagcttggaagagctgcaggatgcaagattgtgctgaagaagcaagaggacaattgcccatataaatgtcaaagggggtgattgttaggtttgttaggtgtgttgccatttaatgtgcctaacattaccattgaccagcaacctttgttgaagaagatggcagccacccactcccatgtgcagctgctggaaagaagaagagaagccaccatcatgcctataaataggcaccatacaaagagagctttgtgagagttgtgagtgcaatagagaggaagagagaaagaggagctgctgccatgggcagcagccctgcagctgcaaggcagcaagagagatgggagttgagtgatgagatcctcctccatgtatttattgtatcctttctctaatctctaaataatattatctctcccgtggatgtaggcagttttgccgaaccacgtaaaatattgtgtcagtgtgcttagccTCCAATGGGCAAATATCagaacatcaccggtcggaattcccaaCATTTCTTCCTTTCCATTCATaagcaaaatattttctcttcgGACAGAAAGAAAGAGTAGAACTAGAAATGGGCTTTTTCCGGCACGGTGGGCCTGAAATCACACTCTCGCCGAAACAGAAGAACCCAGAAACCAAACCTATCAACCAAAACGTTCTTTTGCAGTTTCCAGGGTGCACAGTTTATCTGGTGGATGGAGGAGAAGCTCTAGAACTTGCTAAGGGCAAATTCACGATTGCTCGAGTCTTGGACAAGAGTGTTTCTATTGCTACCAGAATAAAAGCTGGTGATCTGCAGTGGCCACTGACAAAAGATGAGCCAGTTGTGAAGCTTGATTCTCTCaactatttgttttctttaccaATGATGGATGGTGGTTCTCTGAGCTACGGAGTTACTTTTTCAGAACAGTATCGTAGCAGTTTGTCCTCGCTTGATTCATTTCTCAGTGAACACTCATGTTTCTCTGCCTCTACAACATCAAGGACTAAAAATATTGATTGGAAACAGTTTGCTCCTAGAATTGAAGATTATAATAATGCCTTGGCCAAGGCTATTGCTCAGGGTACAGGTCAGATTGTCAAGGGTATCTTCATATGTAGCAACGTTTATAGCACTCAGGTAAGTTTTTCTTACTAGAACAATGGCATAGCTACACGGTTTGTTTCTGGTAACTGAAAATTTATTGAAGATCATACGCTGATATGATTAAATTGGTAAAAGGAACAGCACAAGTCTCATCACATACTAAAAAATTGTTTGCTTTGAAGAACATTAGACGTGATATCTCACATCTGTATTAAATTATCTGAATACTGAGGAGAGTTGGGAAAAGCAGGTTCGCAATGTTGGAGAAATGCTTTTAACTCGTGCTGCAGAGGAGGAAAATGGTTTCAAAGCTCGTGAGATTAACATAAATACGAATGATGGAGACACAAACAAGAGTAGAGCCAACCAAAGCTTAAAACGGTAAGTAATTAACCCCATATAAGTGCACCAATATAGATTTTCATCAGTATGTGGTCGTTCAAAATTCTGCCCCAAGTGATACGAATCTGCTCTTTTGCTATTTGATTGAATAGCGTGAGAAATTTATCCAAGATGACAGAAAATCTTAGCAAAGTCACACTTGATGTTGTTGGGGCTGCCACCGGATCTGTGATGACACCCATGGTAAATTCCCAGGCAGGAAAGAAACTCCTAGCTTCGGTTCCAGGCGAGGTCCTCTTTGCTTCACTCGATGCTGTTAGTAAGTAAAACACACTTGCAATTTGTATATATTCATGGTTCAGACTTCAGAGTGCGGTGTAGTAGCACACATTGTTTGAGGAAAAGAAGTGGTAACTACGTTTCAACCTTGAAAACAGATAAGATTCTATCCGCAGCTGAAGTTGCTGAAAAACAAGTTCTTTCTGCAACCTCCATTGCCACCACTAGAATAGTCACTGACAGGTAAATGACCTAAAAAATGAATTCCTGACTGTATCATCTTATACAGGATTTCTGAAGAGAAACAGAATCAGATagattttcaaaaattctttttattgaagATGTTCTTCTAAGTTTTCTAAGATACAATAACTTTCTGAAAATAGTTCCTTCCAATTATGAGTCTCATGATAAATGCAAGCACTCGTGATTAAGAATTGGTAACAATAAGATTTCTTGAAATCTCGAAGCttgttccttttttcttttcaattcttgAGATAAATTGTTACGCAAGTTGTTGACGGCTTTTTCCCGGATTATGTTCATCAGGTTAGGTGAGAATGCAGGGGAAATTGCAGAGGATGTGCTTGCGACTACTGGCCATTGTACCAACACTGCTTGGAATCTGATCAAGATAAGAAAGGCCATCAATCCAGCATCATATGACTCAACAGGAATGCTAAGGAATGCAGGAAAGGCGAAGAGATAGAAAGCGGAATAGAGTTGTGTTGTCAAATAAAATCCGAAGAAAACATGAAACAAAGGCCTTCGTGTTGTCTGATCTGATATCTTTAATAAAACCAGTCTATGTGGCTTCAGAGTGCCGAGTCTTCCTACTTCAGGAGACTCAACAAGGCCTTTTCTAGTTAACTCGGACTAAAATCCCACTCAATAAAGGGGTGTGAAATTGGAGGGTATTTTGTTGCTGCTCAAGGAATACAAATTACTCGTGACTTTTAGGCTTGAGAAAATGTGACTAATGGCTATGATATTTTTGTGAAGATCCAAGGGTGATGATATCTACCAAACATATCGAAGGACTCTCTACATTAGATGGTTTTGATGTGATTGCTAAAATAATTGTTTGTTGCTTATTACGTTGACAAGTAAACgtacgaatatatatatatatatatacacacacacacactaacaaAAACATTGAAAGAGGTAGTGATTTTATTGTGTATTATCTTcccaaatattatttgaaaaaaaattaatttcacctttttaatacgttaaaaattttatatatatatatatataatttttttttatgagatttttccAATTACATAACTTAAGTCCTAAGACATTAAAAGAGACAGTGCTTTTATTATATATCACCTCATAAAATACTATTCATTTcaatagtatttgtttttttctaaaaaatcaatattatttttaaatttttatttcatcttttaatattttgtttgttgagGATTAtgctttatgatttgttttgatttttttatggagtttcTAGTCTTATGACTTGGATTACAAAATTTGGCAAGTTAATccgagttttttaaattttttttttgaatattttattgatttgaaattaagttttataatttattttgttttgacttttatgaggttattttattttttataatccaaattacaagtttagtaGGTTAACTCGAGATGGCTTgaatcatttttcttatttattttttaaattaattttttaaattttaattttattaaattgatagtaaattatactttataatatgattttaaatatgttttcatgAGCCAAGTGGAATAAAGTTTCAAACCGGAGAAATACCCACTTGTCTTCCATGCACGTTATATCCATTGGCTGCTGTTATTTTCACTTGAGGTCCTATCTTCGAAGTAATAGATATCGGGTTATTTTCTCAACATTTATCCTCAAGCAGTAGTCTCATACAGAGAACATTCTTGCTGGGTTAATCCCTGTGTACAAGTCCTTTAATATACttaattcattttcattaatttcaaactttttttttcttgacctgAACAAATCAGCAATGGGGAATCGTACCTCAGCCTAAAGAAAAGTACTGCCCATTGATACCCCTTTCAAGCTTCCTTCTCCATTACTATCTTGGCCACAAGGTTGGTGTTATATTTCTGTTCTTCTGTCTTTGTTCTTTACTTTTATATGTAACGTATCTTCTATTTCAAGACAATCTTGCTAGCTGTTTACTGTTTCTTAGTAATTGTTCTCTGTACTTGTTAAATGCATGAATAAAGTACAGGTGGAGGCTTTGGGAAAGGAATCATTGACCTAGGAAGTGTATTACAAGTGTGCCAGATATCATCTCTTAACAAAATTTGGAAGGGGGACCTGATAACCATGGAGCTACCTTTTGGAGCCAGCACAATAGCCACAAGGTAGAATCTATGCTGGGATCCTGCAGCCAGCCCAACAGCAGGATGCTACATGGGTGGGTTCTTGCAGAGGAAGATGTGACAGGCGAAGCCTTGAAGAACCCAGTAGATTATGCTCCGGTTTGGACCCGTAAATCTTTGCAAATCAAGCAAGAAGGTATTGGCTACATTTCGCTACCGACTTCTCCTCATGGTTACAAAGCTCCAGGCCATGTTGTCACCAACTCCCCTGAAAAACCTTTCCTTGAAAAAGTCCGCTGTGTTAGGTCTGAGCTCACTAACTGATACGATCTAGACAAcgtttaaattttagattttaatataaaatatataactatCTAGTTTTAtagcaacaatcataattctcaatccgattATTGAATCGGGCTGACATTTTACGTGGGGTCTTTTAGCATGGTATCTTACATTGGGTTACAATTTCAAGTTAATCAGAATTCAGAAAGACATCACAATACAGGTCAACAGAGGTtgtatgaattttattatttacttccttttgatttGTAGACTTCTTATTTggctaagattttttttctaaaaggatgtggtagcttattttgggaatcttctaactctacaaagatctttaatgggctgcaacataatttccaagtgtggcaaggattcaaaaatattttaaaatcattttcttacaaTGATTCCTTATTTATCCTAGCtacaataaggaaaaaaaaacttcaaaattaattatatcttCAAATCagattttctagtttatttggGACTTTTTAAAGGTGATAAATCTGATTTTAGCATCTTTAGGATAGTAatttttggattattattattattattattattattatttttcttcttagtctttgggttattattacttatttggatcaattgtaagtgggcctATTACACgatcaaaaaattaatgtcttatcccaagtgtagtgtgtcaaagtaataaataacccggcaagaccggagtcgaaccatagggaggtgaactatataaattacaaataagatGATTGTgatcaagatatatataataaaataaagagtttatgagaattttataagatattgatgtaaagattaaataatgataaattaattgtcaaggttagaggatccactaatagtatttcaaataaatatagtataaactctttttattactcaactagaaactaCACACAAAGGATGTTCCAATCGAATTATagattgttaacatgattatattagttATCTTTTTGAACAATGCTAacacttgtaaatgttgtcaagtattcatgatgttaatttatgttaacaataaatcaagtttctttcatagcacaagtgtaggttaaaccatacagtaggCTATGAAAGGgtcaagcatttattgtaccaagggttatacaacataaatctagattaaccatttaataagcaaagtattaagagtgtaaataagataacaaatataaaacatgctagtatcaaacattaaagtccatgttgagtttgcactatacttattcttacactattagtgtaacattttcaccttgacataataaacttaactaaacataatgaaagagagaaacataaataaacaagataagaacataaataagatataagttaactaagtaaaggaaaggaaatgaaaaacataaacaagagattaatataacataaaataaaacttgaacattacaaaatacaaagagagaaagtaagaatatgatcttgatctaaacaccaagatgtctaaatgcatTACAAATGCATCCTTTTATAgtccaaaattcaaaactattgatttgatgactaattgttgagtgggtggccacatcttgacttagtGACAATCCTTaccttcttgtctgaacaaaacgtcattgctaacgtcagaatttgaatagatagtcttcatgaaagttctggGAAATTGTCTCCGCTTTCCAACAAAACATGAATCGAcagatttgaacttctagaactcgagatatgggctgaacattgaacagtgtctgagttgcaggacagattctgacttctccgttgttgttaCCATTTGAACTCGAAAATgacacttttaaatcttggactctcatgaaaattttaggcctatgtcttagcttttcataCATATAAACCAGATCTAAATTCAAGTTCCACAACTcaagttatgatccaataactgaATGgtattctagtttggactgaaccaacatctcttttataagcttagccctctctttgtcttctcaatttcagtagttaaacttatcaatcattcttctaatttatgtgataggcctgcatttaagatgaatatttttcatcaattaaaggtatcttatattattagatatgttattataaaccatgctctagttaaggagttattaatacttcaagtgcaaaataataatataaaacatttataaaaatacacttttaagtactaatcaacctcatataagtccacctaagagGGGGTctattagggtttatttaagtATAAagttagtataaataaaggcataaccagacatgtaagttagacaatttagattaataaaacttcttattTGCCATACTTTTTGTGTGTGAGTTGGTGAGATAAtttcccttccatggttctctaaagaactaaaaatgacttatcaaagaacaactGACTTCATggtgtcatccttatacttttttttcacaaattaatATTCATTGGGTGGGGGTTTCTGTTTCCAATAGTgatggtgcctaggtacaagttatctttgtgtcatactcttatcaaacctgatttacttggctttccaagAATTGGtatctttgcgtgtgggttgcatgaccacgtgatcatgaggttcgcatcactgATGAATGTGATATTGACAAATGGATATGGGGATAGGGCAAGGAAAGCAATTCAAATGGTTTCAATGTTTTCAACATGCAGCCAAGCAAGAGAGACACAAGCTATGAAAGTCTTTGTTAGTACATTTGTAGCCCAAAATTCTACCACTGCTCTTACTTCTCTAGCATGTTTAAAGAATATCAAGTCAAATTTATCTTGTATGCCTAATCTAGACCAACTTCAAGCATTATTCTAGGCATTCTCTCCTTAGGTATATTTTCATCTTGATGAAGAATACCTCTCTTCATCAGTAAGTTGGTATTTTACAAATAGGGCTTTACTATATAACAAAGATGAAGAATCCAAACTTGTGTCAATCGAATCGACTGGCTTGAGCCTTTCTCAAGGTGGTTCAAATGATGGTGCTTATTGGCTGGATCTACCTGCGAAGGAAGCAGatagagaagaaataaaaactcataACTATTAAGTGATCATAGCTGCCTGGTTAAGTTGTATTATTGCATGTACATTTGTTCACACATAAATTTAACAAcctgaaaaatcaagaaatacacCTTCTATTTTGCAACCTGGACCTAAAGTACGTACATGGTTATTATTCGAGATATATGCATATGTGAGTTAAGGAAAATATCCCAACATTGATCGATGATAAGAAAAGTATCTTGTCTATAATGGacttataatcaaatattttaggtttttaaattGTCGTATAGCCAAATTTAATCTGATTAGGAAtcaaaaaaagatagaattcaGAAAAAGGGTCTAAAACAAGAACctaattgttatttgttactaaataatatatattctaaTGGTCTACTTCTTTTAAACGTATTACAACcatttaaatagttttaaatgattataaaaaaggaaaaccatAAACCCTGAAATTCtagaattaaatagaaaaataataaaatcaaatcatataatttCTTCTAAATCTTTTTTGAAGGTCGTTTCCATATATATGAACTAGAAAAGCAAGCTAGCCATCCTTTATCATGATGTATATGCTTTTATTTCTTTGGATGGATTCTAAAAGGGATTTGGATCTTAGAGGGCCTATAGTTTTCCTATATGTGAATTCCAGGTAATTTTtgcaaaatgaataaatataagGCGTAAGAATGATGATGTTTATgcgaaaaggaaaggaaaggaaaggataaGGTAAATTAAATACGGGTTTGTCTTTCAAGGGGTGATAATGGTCAACACTCATATATTTTAGAACCTAGTGTCATTATCATACCAACAAAAGGATCCTTGTCCACCTCAATTAACTTGTATTAGCTTAGACTCTTGTAGAATATATATGACAATCATTTGACGccaaaaaatgttaaaatttaggATGCTACCTGTTGGGCTTGCCTTGATGTAATTTACATAAGGTACAATATACGGGTAGGTTTTAGCTATTATATGTATAAAGGATATGTTACTATATGGTTTTAATGGTCTCTTGCATGCTTAGTG
The genomic region above belongs to Populus alba chromosome 12, ASM523922v2, whole genome shotgun sequence and contains:
- the LOC118030225 gene encoding senescence/dehydration-associated protein At4g35985, chloroplastic isoform X2, which codes for MGFFRHGGPEITLSPKQKNPETKPINQNVLLQFPGCTVYLVDGGEALELAKGKFTIARVLDKSVSIATRIKAGDLQWPLTKDEPVVKLDSLNYLFSLPMMDGGSLSYGVTFSEQYRSSLSSLDSFLSEHSCFSASTTSRTKNIDWKQFAPRIEDYNNALAKAIAQGTGQIVKGIFICSNVYSTQVRNVGEMLLTRAAEEENGFKAREININTNDGDTNKSRANQSLKRVRNLSKMTENLSKVTLDVVGAATGSVMTPMVNSQAGKKLLASVPGEVLFASLDAVSKLGENAGEIAEDVLATTGHCTNTAWNLIKIRKAINPASYDSTGMLRNAGKAKR
- the LOC118030225 gene encoding senescence/dehydration-associated protein At4g35985, chloroplastic isoform X1, translating into MGFFRHGGPEITLSPKQKNPETKPINQNVLLQFPGCTVYLVDGGEALELAKGKFTIARVLDKSVSIATRIKAGDLQWPLTKDEPVVKLDSLNYLFSLPMMDGGSLSYGVTFSEQYRSSLSSLDSFLSEHSCFSASTTSRTKNIDWKQFAPRIEDYNNALAKAIAQGTGQIVKGIFICSNVYSTQVRNVGEMLLTRAAEEENGFKAREININTNDGDTNKSRANQSLKRVRNLSKMTENLSKVTLDVVGAATGSVMTPMVNSQAGKKLLASVPGEVLFASLDAVNKILSAAEVAEKQVLSATSIATTRIVTDRLGENAGEIAEDVLATTGHCTNTAWNLIKIRKAINPASYDSTGMLRNAGKAKR